In Pseudomonas sp. MTM4, one genomic interval encodes:
- the treS gene encoding maltose alpha-D-glucosyltransferase, protein MSTPDSSYIEWLESQSMLRTARERARLYAGQARLWQRPYAQARPRDASAISSVWFTAYPAAIITPEGGSVLQALGDDRLWSALSELGVQGIHNGPMKRSGGLRGRDFTPTIDGNFDRISFDIDPNLGTEAEMLQLSRMAAAHNAIVIDDIVPAHTGKGADFRLAEMAYGDYPGLYHMVEINEEDWPLLPEVPKGRDSVNLAPPVVDQLKDKHYIVGQLQRVIFFEPGIKDTDWSATGIVTGVDGKRRRWVYLHYFKEGQPSLNWLDPTFAAQQLIIGDALHAIDVSGARVLRLDANGFLGVERRAEGTAWSESHPLSVTGNQLIASTIRKAGGFSFQELNLTIDDIASMSHGGADLSYDFITRPAYHHALLTGDTEFLRLMLREVHAFGIDPASLIHAMQNHDELTLELVHFWTLHAYDHYHYHGQTLPGGILREHIREEMYERLTGEHAPYNLKFVTNGVSCTTVSVITAALGIRNLNTIGAAEIEQIQRLHILLVMFNAMQPGVFALSGWDLVGALPLEAEQVAHLMGDGDTRWLHRGAYDLADLAPEAETSTEGLPKARSLYGSLVEQLQRPGSFACQLKHILSVRRAYDIAASKQIMIPDVQTPGLLVMVHELPAGKGVQITALNFSAEPISETLCLPGIAPGPVVDIIHERVEGDLTDNCEVTLNLDPYEGLALRVVSAASSVL, encoded by the coding sequence ATGAGCACACCAGACAGCAGCTACATCGAATGGCTGGAAAGCCAATCCATGCTTCGTACCGCCCGCGAGCGGGCCCGTCTCTATGCCGGGCAGGCCCGGCTCTGGCAGCGCCCCTATGCGCAGGCGCGGCCGCGCGATGCCAGCGCGATTTCCTCGGTATGGTTCACCGCCTACCCTGCCGCCATCATCACGCCGGAAGGCGGCTCGGTGCTGCAGGCGCTGGGCGACGACCGCCTTTGGAGTGCCCTGTCCGAACTCGGCGTGCAGGGCATTCACAACGGTCCGATGAAACGCTCCGGCGGTCTGCGCGGGCGTGACTTCACCCCGACCATCGACGGCAACTTCGACCGCATCAGCTTCGATATCGACCCCAACCTCGGCACCGAGGCGGAAATGCTGCAGCTCAGCCGCATGGCCGCCGCGCACAATGCCATCGTCATCGACGACATCGTCCCGGCGCACACCGGCAAGGGCGCTGATTTCCGCCTGGCCGAGATGGCTTACGGTGACTATCCGGGCCTGTACCACATGGTCGAGATCAACGAGGAAGACTGGCCTTTGCTGCCTGAGGTGCCCAAAGGGCGCGACTCGGTCAATCTCGCACCGCCGGTGGTCGATCAGCTCAAGGACAAGCACTACATCGTCGGCCAATTGCAGCGGGTGATCTTCTTTGAACCGGGGATCAAGGACACCGACTGGAGCGCCACCGGCATCGTCACTGGCGTGGACGGCAAGCGCCGCCGCTGGGTGTACCTGCATTATTTCAAGGAAGGCCAGCCGTCGCTGAATTGGCTGGACCCGACCTTCGCCGCCCAGCAACTGATCATCGGCGATGCCTTGCATGCCATCGACGTGTCCGGCGCGCGCGTGCTGCGCCTGGATGCCAACGGCTTTCTCGGCGTCGAGCGCCGCGCCGAAGGTACCGCCTGGTCGGAGAGCCACCCATTGTCGGTCACCGGCAACCAGCTGATCGCGAGCACCATCCGCAAGGCCGGCGGCTTCAGCTTCCAGGAGCTGAACCTGACCATCGACGATATCGCCAGCATGTCCCACGGCGGCGCCGACCTGTCCTATGACTTCATCACCCGCCCCGCCTATCACCACGCGTTGCTGACCGGCGACACTGAGTTCCTGCGGCTGATGCTGCGCGAGGTCCACGCCTTCGGCATCGACCCGGCCTCGCTGATCCACGCGATGCAGAACCATGACGAGCTGACCCTGGAGCTGGTGCATTTCTGGACGTTGCACGCCTACGACCATTACCACTACCACGGCCAGACCTTGCCGGGCGGCATCCTGCGCGAGCACATCCGCGAGGAAATGTACGAGCGCTTGACCGGCGAACATGCGCCCTACAACCTCAAGTTCGTCACCAATGGCGTGTCCTGTACAACCGTGAGCGTAATCACCGCCGCGCTGGGCATTCGCAACCTGAATACCATCGGCGCGGCCGAGATCGAACAGATCCAGCGCCTGCATATCCTGCTGGTGATGTTCAACGCCATGCAGCCGGGCGTGTTCGCCCTCTCCGGCTGGGACTTGGTCGGCGCCCTGCCGCTGGAAGCCGAGCAGGTTGCACACCTGATGGGCGACGGCGATACCCGCTGGCTGCATCGCGGCGCCTACGACCTGGCCGACCTCGCACCCGAGGCCGAAACTTCCACTGAAGGCCTGCCCAAGGCACGCTCGCTCTACGGCAGCCTGGTCGAACAGTTGCAGCGCCCGGGCTCCTTCGCCTGTCAGCTCAAGCACATCCTCAGCGTCCGTCGCGCCTACGACATCGCTGCGAGCAAGCAGATCATGATTCCCGACGTCCAGACACCGGGGCTGCTGGTCATGGTTCATGAACTGCCGGCTGGCAAGGGCGTACAGATTACCGCACTGAATTTCAGTGCCGAGCCGATCAGCGAAACCCTCTGCCTGCCCGGCATCGCGCCCGGTCCGGTGGTGGACATCATCCATGAGCGGGTCGAGGGCGACCTGACCGACAACTGCGAAGTGACCCTCAACCTCGATCCCTATGAAGGGCTGGCGTTGCGCGTGGTGAGTGCGGCTTCGTCGGTGCTTTAA
- a CDS encoding DUF4157 domain-containing protein: MPFTTALRLFRQVLLGAACFCATAAFAQTACPPGEQPLCLGGCVCLPGSPRDTEALYEQVQWLAAAGLETWIRQSRDQLALQESRPIPLHIRSQLESRFDLAVLETARYRVGDDAVLNAANTLLQHPDVTAVTLIDIIVFRNEADALDNVALWAHELKHVEQYLQWGVGEFARRYTRDHRSVERPAYALQIEIEREQTPATATGTRQ, encoded by the coding sequence GTGCCGTTCACCACTGCCCTTCGGCTGTTCCGCCAAGTACTGCTTGGCGCTGCCTGCTTCTGTGCCACCGCAGCGTTCGCCCAGACCGCTTGCCCGCCTGGCGAACAACCTCTCTGCCTCGGCGGTTGCGTCTGTCTGCCCGGCTCGCCGCGCGATACCGAAGCGCTTTACGAACAGGTGCAATGGCTGGCGGCCGCCGGGCTGGAAACCTGGATACGCCAATCCCGTGACCAGCTGGCGCTACAGGAGAGCCGCCCGATACCGCTGCATATCCGCTCGCAGCTCGAATCGCGCTTCGATCTCGCTGTGCTGGAAACAGCGCGCTACCGGGTGGGCGATGACGCCGTGCTCAACGCCGCCAATACGCTGCTGCAACACCCCGACGTTACCGCCGTGACGCTGATCGACATCATCGTCTTTCGCAACGAGGCCGACGCCCTCGACAACGTCGCGCTATGGGCTCATGAGCTCAAGCACGTCGAGCAATATCTGCAATGGGGCGTCGGCGAGTTCGCCCGGCGCTACACCCGCGACCATCGCAGCGTCGAACGCCCGGCCTATGCCTTGCAGATTGAAATTGAACGAGAGCAGACGCCTGCCACTGCAACCGGCACGCGCCAGTAA
- a CDS encoding DUF421 domain-containing protein, whose protein sequence is MEGMFFSSATTLIRTLVVGVLAYISLVLLLRLSGRRTLSKMNAFDLVVTVALGSTFATILLNRNVSLAEGVLAFALLIGLQYVVTWSSVRVAWVRRTVTGEPALLFYRGRFLGDALRAARVTQDEVRAAARSQGLAALDGIEAVVLETDGSFSVITDGAGESRSTLDGVNVPGPNEKGV, encoded by the coding sequence GTGGAAGGCATGTTTTTCAGTAGCGCAACGACGCTGATACGCACGCTGGTAGTCGGCGTGCTGGCCTATATCAGCCTGGTGCTGTTGTTGCGCCTGTCGGGGCGGCGGACGTTGTCGAAGATGAATGCGTTCGATCTGGTGGTAACGGTGGCCCTGGGGTCGACCTTTGCGACGATTCTGCTCAATCGCAATGTGTCGCTGGCCGAGGGGGTGCTGGCCTTCGCGCTGTTGATTGGGTTGCAGTATGTGGTCACCTGGTCCAGCGTGCGGGTGGCTTGGGTGCGGCGTACGGTGACAGGCGAGCCGGCGCTTCTGTTCTATCGCGGCCGCTTTCTCGGCGACGCCTTGCGCGCGGCGCGGGTGACCCAGGACGAGGTGCGTGCCGCGGCGCGCAGTCAGGGGCTGGCCGCGCTGGATGGCATCGAGGCGGTGGTGCTGGAGACCGATGGCAGTTTTAGCGTGATTACCGATGGCGCGGGCGAAAGCCGTTCCACGCTGGACGGGGTGAATGTGCCGGGGCCGAATGAAAAGGGCGTTTAA
- a CDS encoding 3'-5' exonuclease, producing MARFFPVRSQCQFDTPGERRFAERLEKLLEDDYLCWSNVPVGPKARYPDFVVLHPRRGILVLEVKDWKLATIQSMTHGKVTLHTSSGLKTQPNPMLQARSFVLEVDLALKKDPLLRQSKSSPRPGELIMPWGWGVVLTNITRRQFEGTDLHDVLDPQRVIFQDEMTETADPEAFQQRLWNMFPHVFPCTLTLPQIDRVRYHLYPEVRVSALPGQFGLFADNDAPIPSLMKVMDLQQEQLARSLGEGHRVIHGAAGSGKTMILGYRCEQLAKVSPKPILVLCYNKSLAGRLRQVLDVKGLGEKVSVRNFHAWCSDMLTAYQVDKPSPRLPVGQKMEQMIQFTIDGVDRGQIPRAQYSAVLIDEGHDFAPEWFKLIVQMVDPATNSLLVLYDDAQSIYRGKGKKAGLDFSFASVGIQAQGRTTILKLNYRNTLEVLSVARAFATELLAGRDAGEDGVPIIVPESAGRRGAFPELIHCEGHWQEWDCLVTRIRDEQANGRVLNDMAIIYRNNAQAEAAERALAQAGIAYASGTSSKGRGELYGSEDSVKIVSMHSSKGLEFGLVLIPGLGDMPKKGETEADEARLLYVAMTRAIDRLVMTYQVHSDFTRRVQDAIGGVGERVGLVQEGCA from the coding sequence ATGGCCCGCTTTTTCCCTGTCCGCTCACAGTGCCAGTTCGACACCCCCGGCGAGCGTCGCTTCGCCGAGCGGCTGGAGAAGCTACTCGAAGACGACTACCTCTGCTGGAGCAACGTTCCGGTTGGGCCCAAGGCGCGCTATCCCGACTTCGTCGTGCTGCACCCGCGCCGCGGCATTCTCGTGCTGGAGGTCAAGGACTGGAAGCTCGCCACTATCCAGAGCATGACCCACGGCAAGGTCACCCTGCATACCTCAAGCGGCTTGAAGACCCAGCCGAACCCCATGCTGCAGGCGCGCTCTTTCGTTCTGGAAGTCGACCTAGCGCTAAAGAAAGATCCACTGCTGCGCCAGAGCAAAAGCTCACCCCGGCCGGGCGAATTGATCATGCCGTGGGGCTGGGGCGTGGTGCTCACCAACATTACCCGCCGCCAGTTCGAAGGGACCGACCTGCACGATGTGCTCGACCCGCAGCGCGTCATCTTTCAGGACGAGATGACCGAAACCGCCGACCCGGAAGCCTTTCAGCAGCGCCTCTGGAACATGTTCCCCCACGTCTTCCCCTGCACCCTGACGCTGCCGCAGATCGACCGCGTGCGTTACCACCTCTACCCCGAGGTTCGCGTCAGCGCCCTGCCCGGCCAGTTCGGCTTGTTCGCTGACAACGACGCGCCGATCCCCAGCCTCATGAAGGTCATGGACCTGCAGCAGGAACAACTTGCCCGCTCCCTCGGCGAAGGCCACCGCGTTATCCACGGCGCGGCCGGCAGCGGCAAGACCATGATCCTCGGCTACCGCTGCGAGCAACTGGCCAAGGTTTCGCCCAAGCCGATACTGGTGCTCTGCTACAACAAGTCCCTGGCAGGCCGGTTGCGCCAGGTGCTGGATGTGAAAGGCCTGGGTGAGAAGGTCAGCGTGCGCAACTTCCACGCCTGGTGCTCGGACATGCTCACCGCCTACCAGGTCGACAAGCCCAGCCCGCGGCTGCCGGTCGGCCAGAAGATGGAGCAGATGATTCAGTTCACCATCGACGGCGTCGACCGTGGCCAGATCCCGCGCGCGCAATACTCCGCCGTGCTGATCGACGAAGGCCACGACTTCGCGCCCGAGTGGTTCAAGCTCATCGTGCAGATGGTCGACCCAGCCACCAACTCGCTGCTGGTGCTCTACGACGATGCCCAGTCAATCTACCGTGGCAAGGGCAAGAAGGCCGGGCTGGATTTCAGCTTTGCCAGCGTCGGTATCCAGGCCCAAGGCCGCACCACCATCCTCAAGCTCAACTACCGCAACACGCTGGAAGTACTCTCGGTCGCCCGCGCCTTCGCCACCGAACTGCTCGCCGGCCGTGATGCCGGCGAAGACGGCGTCCCCATCATCGTCCCAGAAAGCGCCGGCCGCCGCGGTGCCTTTCCTGAACTCATTCACTGCGAAGGCCACTGGCAGGAATGGGACTGCCTCGTCACCCGCATCCGCGACGAACAGGCCAACGGCCGCGTACTCAACGACATGGCGATCATCTACCGCAACAACGCCCAGGCCGAAGCCGCCGAACGCGCCTTGGCCCAAGCGGGCATCGCCTACGCATCCGGCACCAGCTCCAAAGGCCGCGGCGAACTCTACGGCAGCGAAGACAGCGTCAAGATCGTCAGCATGCACTCCAGCAAAGGCCTGGAGTTCGGGCTGGTGCTGATTCCGGGGCTAGGGGACATGCCGAAAAAGGGCGAGACGGAAGCGGATGAGGCACGGTTGTTGTATGTGGCAATGACGCGGGCGATTGATCGGTTGGTGATGACGTATCAGGTGCATTCGGATTTTACGAGACGGGTGCAGGATGCGATTGGTGGAGTGGGGGAGCGGGTTGGGTTGGTACAGGAGGGTTGTGCGTGA
- a CDS encoding HEPN domain-containing protein: MSHAKASFEYGIKDADELLAHFDAINTNPPPPNAEVLKRAGLVMALTAWETYVEDRVTEAMNKRLAAVAGSYVGEFIHKKLQQELKQFHNPTSDKTLP, translated from the coding sequence ATGTCCCATGCCAAAGCCTCATTCGAGTACGGAATAAAAGATGCAGATGAGCTTCTGGCTCACTTCGACGCAATTAACACCAACCCTCCGCCACCGAATGCGGAGGTTCTAAAACGTGCAGGGCTGGTAATGGCGCTTACTGCATGGGAAACATACGTCGAGGATCGTGTAACCGAGGCAATGAACAAGAGGCTTGCAGCAGTTGCAGGAAGCTATGTTGGTGAGTTCATCCACAAGAAATTGCAGCAAGAGCTTAAGCAATTCCACAATCCTACATCCGATAAAACCCTACCATGA